The DNA window ATTGATGCCATCACCCAATTCTTTCATAAAACCACTGTATACAGTGGTGTCTATACGTTCATTTAACTCTCCGGATATCGCTCTTTGAATTAAAGACTCAACCTGCCTCTGCCCATCCTGCTGCTCAGTAATATCTTCCCACTGGAGAGCTGGTCCAATGTAGTTACCCTGAGTATCGTGCATCGCAATACAAGTTAAGTTAAATTCCAACCCACCAACGGCAATATTTGAAGAGAAAGGTAGTCGTTCTGGATTATTGATTATATTTCTTTGATGGCTCGGATTTTTATGGAATACATCAATGCTCTTACCGACTAAATTGCTCGCATCAAAACCTGGCAAGACTTTTTGTAAATCACTTTCTCGAGACTTAAGTAAATTAGACAAAGATGGGTTAAGGTATTGAATAATTCCTTCTTTATCTGCCATCATTAAATTGGTTGTCATGCCTTTTACCGCAGAAGCCAAGCGACCGACTTCTTGGTCTTTAGCTCGTTTTTCTGTCACGTCTTCCCACTCTAGTGTGTTGCCGATATAGTTACCTTTAGCATCCATAATAGCGGCAACATTAAGCTCAATTTTTATATCTGCGATATCTATATCGGTTTTATATGGGAGATTGTTCGGGGTTGATAGCATCTGCCTCTGGTGAGCAGGATTTTTATGAAACTCATCAATACAGCGCCCCATTAACCATTCCTCTGTTGCTGTAAAGCCTGACCAAACCGTTCGCAGTGCCGCTTCATGTTTACCAAATAACTCTATGGTCGATTGGTTGACATAGGTAATGCTAAAATCTCTATCTATCATCACCATTGCAGTTTGAGCTTGATCTACTGCGGCGCGCAAACGGGCAATATCGTCTTTCTGTTTGAGCGCATCTGTCACATCAGACCATTCCAAAGTGTTACCTTCATAGTTTCCATTCTTGTCAAGAATCGCACCGACATTTAATTCAATCTGTACATCTTTCACAGTAATTGTTGTGGTATAGGGGAGGTTAGATGGATTGGAGAGTAATTGACGCTGGTGGGCAGGGTTAGCATGAAAGCCATCAATACAGTACCCCAACAGAAACTCTTCATCGGCTCTAAAATTAGGCCAAATAGACTGAAATAAACCTTCATGAGTTTTTAGTAAATCAATGGATTTCTGGTTTACGTAGGTAATGTTGAAATCTCTATCAATCATCATTAACGCCGTTTGCGCAGCGTTAAGTGCTGAAGAGAGCTGTTCTTTAGATAGCCCTTGTTCTTCAGGTTCGTGCGTATCCATTTCCATTAAGCTATCTGACGCAACCATTTCAAATTGCTCAACTGCGTTTGATTTAGGTTCACGATTCCAAAATGCCATGAGTCACCTCTCCCTGATTGTTTCGTATGACTTGTTAAGCCAAACTCTTATCTCTGTGCTCGAGTTCGGCCAACTCTGCCACATCGAACAGAGCCTCTAGTTTTATTAATATCAGATGACCATTCTCTACCGAAGCAAGACCTCGGATATAGCTATGGTCAACCGAACGTGATACATGTGGTGCTGGTTTTATTTGTTCATCTGTTAATGGGTAAACTTCTGAGACTCCATCAACAATAATGCCTAAAGGATGCATCTGAGCATCATTGAGAACGATCACAACTGTTGTTGCACTAATTTCAGCTGGTGGTAAGCCAAACCGTGCCCGCAAATCAACAATGGGGACATATTCTCCTCGGATTTCCAACACTCCTAGCATATAAGTGGGGGAATTAGGCACCTCTCTGACCGCTCCCCATCCTCTCACTTCTCGTACATCAAGGATAGGGACACCATATTCATCTTCGCCCAAAATAAAGCTGAGAAATTCCTGTGGCATCGTCATGATTCCCTCCCCAGAACACGCTCAATATTTAGCAACTCCTCGGTATTGAGTAGAGACATCACCTGATCACCAACATTCAATAAACCTTGTAAGTAGGGCGTCACTAACGACTCCCCTACACTGGGATACAACTCGTTTTGCCCTTGACTAACCACATCACTCACTGCATCAACGACCAAGCCCATCAGACGTTCACTTTCATCAAGTTTAAGACGAAGCACGATAACAACTGTGCTTGGTAGGTATTCACTACGTCCTACGCCAAAGCGACACCTTAAATCAACGACAGGAACGATCATACCACGCAAATTGATCACACCTTTTACAAACTCAGGAGCATGCGGAATGGGGGTTGGTCTTTCCCAGACACGAATCTCTTCAACATCATTGATTTCTACACC is part of the Vibrio aquimaris genome and encodes:
- a CDS encoding chemotaxis protein CheW, with the protein product MTMPQEFLSFILGEDEYGVPILDVREVRGWGAVREVPNSPTYMLGVLEIRGEYVPIVDLRARFGLPPAEISATTVVIVLNDAQMHPLGIIVDGVSEVYPLTDEQIKPAPHVSRSVDHSYIRGLASVENGHLILIKLEALFDVAELAELEHRDKSLA
- the aer2 gene encoding aerotaxis transducer Aer2; translation: MAFWNREPKSNAVEQFEMVASDSLMEMDTHEPEEQGLSKEQLSSALNAAQTALMMIDRDFNITYVNQKSIDLLKTHEGLFQSIWPNFRADEEFLLGYCIDGFHANPAHQRQLLSNPSNLPYTTTITVKDVQIELNVGAILDKNGNYEGNTLEWSDVTDALKQKDDIARLRAAVDQAQTAMVMIDRDFSITYVNQSTIELFGKHEAALRTVWSGFTATEEWLMGRCIDEFHKNPAHQRQMLSTPNNLPYKTDIDIADIKIELNVAAIMDAKGNYIGNTLEWEDVTEKRAKDQEVGRLASAVKGMTTNLMMADKEGIIQYLNPSLSNLLKSRESDLQKVLPGFDASNLVGKSIDVFHKNPSHQRNIINNPERLPFSSNIAVGGLEFNLTCIAMHDTQGNYIGPALQWEDITEQQDGQRQVESLIQRAISGELNERIDTTVYSGFMKELGDGINSLLDTMVEPIGQCIDVMSRVADGDLNTNMSENKGEFGRLSDAVNTSIVNLRNMVEKITQSSARVATASTEIAEGNNDLSQRVEAQASNLEETAASMEEMTATVRQNADNAKGANTLAEDATKKASKGGDVVGQAVSAMSEINNASKKIADIIGVIDEIAFQTNLLALNAAVEAARAGEQGRGFAVVAGEVRNLAQRSAAAAKEIKGLIKDSVEKVDEGSRLVDESGDTLNEIVEAVEKVTELIAQIASSSLEQSTGIDEINRAIATMDEMTQQNASLVEETSAASQSLKDEGKQLLHLMNFFATDDNVATFETKRPIPSAAKNNVREIRTPKVANSGFQASEEGDEWEEF
- a CDS encoding chemotaxis protein CheW, which gives rise to MQGQVSSESAEEQGVSESADFLSFKLDSELYGVEINDVEEIRVWERPTPIPHAPEFVKGVINLRGMIVPVVDLRCRFGVGRSEYLPSTVVIVLRLKLDESERLMGLVVDAVSDVVSQGQNELYPSVGESLVTPYLQGLLNVGDQVMSLLNTEELLNIERVLGRES